In Sphingomonas phyllosphaerae, one DNA window encodes the following:
- a CDS encoding tetratricopeptide repeat protein, translating into MYGKLTLAALTIVTLATAPATAKDRVGYQAIAAGSLAKAEQTIDAERAIFPDRPELMLNLAAVYARTGREAQARALYGDVLDRESVALDMADGSVRTSHDLARTGMMRLTTAMATR; encoded by the coding sequence ATGTACGGCAAGCTGACGCTCGCAGCGCTGACGATAGTGACACTGGCAACGGCGCCGGCGACCGCGAAAGACCGGGTCGGCTATCAGGCGATCGCCGCGGGAAGTCTCGCCAAGGCCGAGCAGACGATCGACGCGGAGCGCGCGATTTTCCCCGACCGCCCTGAATTGATGCTCAATCTCGCCGCCGTGTACGCGCGTACCGGCCGCGAGGCACAAGCGCGGGCACTATACGGCGATGTCCTTGACCGCGAATCGGTGGCGCTGGATATGGCGGATGGCAGCGTCCGCACCTCGCATGACCTGGCGCGGACCGGGATGATGCGGCTCACCACGGCCATGGCGACACGCTGA
- the dcd gene encoding dCTP deaminase encodes MSVMSDRWIRERALADGMIEPFVESQRRDGCISYGLSSYGYDARVADEFKIFTNVDNALVDPKDFAANSFVDRKTDVCIIPPNSFALARTVEYFRVPRDVLVICLGKSTYARCGIIVNVTPLEPGWEGHVTLEFSNTTPLPAKIYAHEGACQFLFLHGNEPCETSYADRAGKYMGQRGVTLPRL; translated from the coding sequence ATGTCCGTCATGTCCGATCGCTGGATTCGCGAGCGCGCGCTTGCTGACGGCATGATCGAACCGTTCGTCGAGTCGCAACGCCGCGACGGCTGCATCAGCTATGGCCTGTCGAGCTACGGCTACGACGCCCGCGTCGCCGACGAGTTCAAGATCTTCACCAACGTCGACAATGCGCTGGTCGATCCGAAGGATTTCGCCGCAAACAGCTTCGTCGATCGCAAGACCGACGTCTGCATCATCCCGCCCAACAGCTTCGCGCTGGCGCGGACGGTCGAGTATTTTCGCGTACCCCGCGACGTTCTGGTGATCTGCCTCGGCAAATCGACCTATGCGCGCTGCGGGATCATCGTCAACGTCACCCCGCTCGAACCCGGCTGGGAGGGGCATGTGACGCTCGAATTCTCGAACACCACGCCGCTACCCGCCAAGATCTACGCCCATGAGGGCGCGTGCCAGTTCCTCTTCCTGCACGGGAACGAGCCATGCGAGACGAGCTATGCCGACCGCGCCGGCAAATATATGGGACAACGCGGAGTGACCCTGCCGCGGCTATGA